Below is a window of Shewanella khirikhana DNA.
GTTTCCTGCGACACCCTGGTTGAAGGGGTGCACTTCTTTGCCGACATGCCTGCCTGGGCGCTGGGGTATAAAGCGCTGGCGGTTAATCTTTCCGATCTGGCAGCCATGGGCGCCGAACCTGCCTGGTTCACCCTGGGGCTGAGCTTGCCCTCTGTGGACGAAGCCTGGCTTGCAGCCTTCAGTGAAGGCCTGTTCGAAGCCGCCGAATACTATGGCATTGCACTGATTGGCGGTGACACCACCCAAAGTCCGGTTAAGGTGATTGCCATTACCGTCAATGGCCAGGTGCCCGAAGGTAAGGCACTGACCCGCTATGGTGCCCGCAGCGGCGACTGGATTTATGTAACCGGTACCCTGGGCGACTCTGCCCTCGGGCTCGATTTGTTGCGGAACCGACAGCAAAGCCGCCCTGAGCACAAAGAATATCTGATGGAGCGTCATTACCGGCCAACCCCAAGGGTGCTGGCGGGGCAATCGCTGCGCGGTTTGGCGTCCAGTGCCATCGACCTGTCCGATGGCTTGGTGTCGGATATCGCCCACATTCTCAAGGCATCCAATGTAGGTGCTAATATCGAGGTCGATAAGTTGCCGTTGTCGCAGGCGATGAAAGACTCGGTACCACTGGAGCAGGCGCTGGGTTACGCGCTCACCGGTGGTGAAGATTACGAACTTCTCTTTACTGTGCCTGAGGCGCAGCGCGGCGCGCTGGAAATTGCACTGGCCCATGCCGGTGTGAAGTTTGTGCGTATTGGGCAGATTGGCGCCAGTGGCGGCCTTAAACTGACCTTGAATGGCGAACCCTTCACGCCAGTAAACAAAGGTTTTGAGCATTTTTGATGGCGTTTTTCAGTGATGATGAGGCGTTAAAGCGCCTGTCTTTAACCAATCCGTGGCATTTTCTTGCGTTGGGCTTTGGCAGTGGTTTGGCCAAAAAAGCCCCCGGCACCTTTGGCACTCTGGCGGCTATACCGCTTTACCTGCTGCTAAGTCCGCTGCCGCTGGTGTGGTATTTGCTGGCCACTGTGATTGCCGTGGTTGCCGGGGTGTATATTTGTGACCGCGCCTCCAAAGACATGGGGGTGCACGACCACGGCGCTATCGTCTGGGACGAAGTGGCAGGGCTGCTTATCACCATGATTGCTGCGCCTGCCGGTATTGTCTGGCTGCTGGTGGGTTTTGTGCTGTTTCGCATTTTCGATATCCTTAAGCCCTGGCCTATTCGGGTGCTGGATGCCAGGGTACATGGCGGGCTTGGGATCATGGCTGATGATGTACTGGCCGGGCTGTTTGCCC
It encodes the following:
- a CDS encoding phosphatidylglycerophosphatase A codes for the protein MAFFSDDEALKRLSLTNPWHFLALGFGSGLAKKAPGTFGTLAAIPLYLLLSPLPLVWYLLATVIAVVAGVYICDRASKDMGVHDHGAIVWDEVAGLLITMIAAPAGIVWLLVGFVLFRIFDILKPWPIRVLDARVHGGLGIMADDVLAGLFALACLHGLAYFFA
- the thiL gene encoding thiamine-phosphate kinase; this encodes MKEFQLIDQYFCGRGPVRRDVKHGIGDDCALVQPAEHKHIAVSCDTLVEGVHFFADMPAWALGYKALAVNLSDLAAMGAEPAWFTLGLSLPSVDEAWLAAFSEGLFEAAEYYGIALIGGDTTQSPVKVIAITVNGQVPEGKALTRYGARSGDWIYVTGTLGDSALGLDLLRNRQQSRPEHKEYLMERHYRPTPRVLAGQSLRGLASSAIDLSDGLVSDIAHILKASNVGANIEVDKLPLSQAMKDSVPLEQALGYALTGGEDYELLFTVPEAQRGALEIALAHAGVKFVRIGQIGASGGLKLTLNGEPFTPVNKGFEHF